GAGTTCTGCCAGTGGCGAGACTAAAGCATCTTCCGGTATTTACACCAGGATTTCCCGCGCAACCGGAAAACTTTTCTCCCAGGAGGGGCGTAGCGTCCTTCGTCGCAACCTGTTACGTGCCCTACATCTTCAGTCTGAGGTGGTTCTGCCGGAAAAAATACTGGGAGAACCTCTTTCGGATCTGGAGATGATCAAGATGTACAGTCGCTCCAAGATAAACATCGGTTTTTCTGCCTGTGGCGATACCCATCAAAGCGGCGAACGAATTGTACAAGTACGGTTGCGCGACTTCGAGGTTCCAATGAGTGGCGGCTTCTACATGGTTGAGTACATGGAGGAACTGGAGGAATTTTTCACTATTGGTAAAGAAATTGTTTGCTATACGGGGCCGGAAGACTTGGCAGAAAAAATCAGGTATTATCTGTCCCACGACAGTGAGCGTGAAGCGATTCGCAAAGCTGGATACGAACGATGCCTGCGCGACCATACCTGGCAGAAACGGTTGAGTAATGCTTTCCAGCAGCTGAATCTGCCGACAATCGGCACTCAGGTCTGAGACCATGGCTCAGGGTCCATTCTTCTCCATAGTTATACCGACCTATAATCGTGCAGAGAAGCTGCGGCGTGCCTTGGACTCGATTGCACAACAGACCTTCAAAAACAGCGAGTTAATCGTTTGCGATGATGGTTCATTTGACGACACTGCGGAAGTCGTTGAGAGTTTTTCGCAGAAAATTAATATCAACTATCTCTGGAACGAAAATTCGGGGGGGCCGGCCAGGCCCAGAAACAACGGGCTGAGGCATGCCCGTGGTGAATGGGTATGTTTCCTGGATGCGGACGATTGGTGGTATCCGGAAAAACTGCAACAGGTCTCCACATTAGTACAGGATGCCGACGTCATTTACCACCATACGAACATCTACGCTCCCCATGGTAAGAAGCTGCGCCTGATGAACGTGAGGCAACTGAAGCCACCTGTTTTTGTGGATCTGATGACCAAGGGCAGTGCTTTGATAACCTCCAGCGTCTGTGTGAGAAAGAGCATCCTCGACCAGGCAGGCGGATTTTCAGAAGAGGCGGCCCTTACCGCCATAGAAGACTTTGACCTCTGGTTGAGGATCGCCCGGATCACCGACAGATTTGTGCGGATCAACAAATGCCTAGGTGCATACTGGGTCGATGATGAGAATATTTCCACTTACTCTGATAGAGCTATCACGAGAGAGAAGGAACTGCACGCCCGGTACCAGGGCTACCTCCGTCCGGCAGAAAGGTTGGAGTCGGAACGGTTGCTGTCCTATAAAATCGGCTTGGCGAAGAAGCATATGGGGCTGTATAGGGAGAGTGCGTCCTATTTTCGGGAATCCTTGAAATCGGGATGCACCAAACGAAAACTCTACTCCCTGTTGCAACTGGCTCTGCTGTATGCAAGAAAATAATGTATTTCTGCGAGTGA
This region of Geotalea daltonii FRC-32 genomic DNA includes:
- a CDS encoding glycosyltransferase family 2 protein; this translates as MAQGPFFSIVIPTYNRAEKLRRALDSIAQQTFKNSELIVCDDGSFDDTAEVVESFSQKININYLWNENSGGPARPRNNGLRHARGEWVCFLDADDWWYPEKLQQVSTLVQDADVIYHHTNIYAPHGKKLRLMNVRQLKPPVFVDLMTKGSALITSSVCVRKSILDQAGGFSEEAALTAIEDFDLWLRIARITDRFVRINKCLGAYWVDDENISTYSDRAITREKELHARYQGYLRPAERLESERLLSYKIGLAKKHMGLYRESASYFRESLKSGCTKRKLYSLLQLALLYARK